A single genomic interval of Arthrobacter sp. NicSoilB8 harbors:
- a CDS encoding amidohydrolase: MLLDVLYTNGSFYTQDARRPRARSVGVHDGRIISLDDELPGSLFRDVHDLGGAAVVPGFNDAHCHLSYVGQALVQADVRPSVCANMDELLATVERACAAAPPGAWVQGAGYDQNYLGNQHPTAEQLDAVSHGHPVWLMHNSRHMGVANTAAFERAGYPGRRNVTAPDGGAAPADADGRAVGLLQETARALVMDAIPAPSVDDVAAMVGAGSAALLKLGVTSITEPGLGAPQHIGHSLSDLAGYQAARDAGMLGVRATVMPYLTTLHGLGDESGPVGQAGAGPVARMGLDLGMRTGFGDEWLRLGPAKILSDGSLIGRSAFMCCDYQHDAGAEKGNRGLLQFPAAELRRRIIGAHRAGWQVATHAIGDAALDVVLDIFEEAQDLYPRPDARHRIEHVNVAGDAQIRRLASLGLIPVPQGRFINELGDGAARALGPERTRLSYRVKALLDAGIEIPASTDAPVVSGDPILNVHDLVNRRTSSGADFVPEERISVAQAVRAYTVGSAHAAHEDHYKGTLSHGMLADFVALSEDIYEVPADAICDVRVTATVVDGKVACGSL, encoded by the coding sequence ATGCTCTTGGACGTGCTCTACACCAACGGATCGTTTTACACCCAGGATGCCCGGCGTCCGCGGGCCCGCAGCGTGGGCGTCCATGATGGACGCATCATCAGCCTCGATGACGAACTGCCCGGTTCCCTCTTCCGCGACGTCCACGATCTGGGGGGCGCCGCCGTCGTGCCGGGGTTCAATGACGCGCACTGCCACCTCAGCTATGTGGGCCAGGCGCTGGTCCAGGCCGATGTCCGCCCCTCCGTGTGCGCAAATATGGACGAGTTGCTGGCCACGGTGGAGCGCGCATGCGCAGCAGCACCGCCAGGGGCGTGGGTCCAGGGCGCAGGGTACGACCAGAACTACCTCGGCAACCAGCACCCCACGGCGGAGCAGTTGGACGCGGTCAGCCACGGCCACCCCGTCTGGCTGATGCACAACTCCCGGCACATGGGCGTGGCCAATACGGCCGCCTTCGAGCGGGCCGGGTACCCCGGCCGGCGCAACGTCACCGCGCCCGACGGCGGGGCCGCCCCCGCCGATGCCGACGGCAGGGCCGTCGGGCTGCTTCAGGAGACGGCCCGGGCACTAGTCATGGACGCCATTCCCGCGCCAAGTGTGGACGACGTCGCCGCGATGGTTGGCGCGGGCAGCGCCGCGCTGCTGAAACTGGGCGTCACCAGCATCACCGAGCCGGGGCTGGGCGCCCCGCAGCACATCGGCCACAGCCTGTCCGACCTGGCCGGCTACCAGGCTGCGCGCGATGCCGGGATGCTGGGCGTGCGCGCCACGGTGATGCCCTACCTCACCACCCTGCACGGGCTGGGCGACGAGTCCGGTCCGGTCGGTCAGGCTGGCGCCGGCCCTGTTGCCCGCATGGGCCTGGATCTGGGCATGCGGACGGGATTCGGCGATGAGTGGCTCCGGCTGGGCCCGGCCAAGATCCTGTCCGACGGCTCGCTGATCGGCCGCAGCGCCTTCATGTGCTGCGACTACCAGCACGACGCCGGGGCGGAGAAGGGCAACCGCGGGCTGCTCCAGTTCCCCGCCGCGGAACTGCGGCGGCGGATCATCGGCGCGCACCGTGCCGGCTGGCAGGTGGCCACCCACGCCATCGGCGACGCCGCACTGGACGTTGTGCTGGACATTTTCGAGGAGGCCCAGGATCTCTACCCGCGGCCGGACGCACGGCACCGGATCGAGCACGTGAACGTTGCCGGCGATGCGCAGATCCGGCGGCTGGCATCGCTCGGCCTCATCCCCGTACCGCAGGGCCGCTTCATCAATGAACTCGGCGACGGCGCAGCGCGGGCGCTGGGGCCCGAAAGGACGCGACTGTCCTACCGCGTGAAGGCCCTGCTCGATGCCGGGATCGAGATTCCTGCCAGCACCGACGCGCCCGTGGTGTCCGGGGATCCCATCCTGAACGTCCATGATCTCGTGAACCGCCGGACCTCCTCCGGCGCGGACTTCGTGCCCGAGGAGCGCATCAGCGTCGCCCAGGCCGTGCGCGCCTACACCGTGGGCAGCGCGCACGCCGCACATGAGGACCACTACAAGGGCACGCTTTCCCACGGCATGCTCGCGGACTTCGTTGCCCTGTCCGAGGACATTTATGAGGTTCCGGCGGACGCCATCTGCGACGTTCGGGTCACGGCCACGGTCGTCGACGGCAAGGTGGCCTGCGGCAGCCTTTAG
- a CDS encoding IS110 family transposase — protein sequence MANEQTKVIAGIDTHADTHHVAVITDTGRHMADREFPAAGAGYQGIIDFITGFGPVLAVGVEGTGSYGAELSRVLVREGIHVVEVMRPNRQARRLQGKSDPLDAYQAAESVLAGRAATTPKSRDGAVESLRVLRAERATAMRARVAVMAQVRAILVTAPESIRAKYRAMTSPALMAALERTRPAGPVSEPLASTATVLKRLAVRYRHLHHELAQIDAELDAILAFHAPMLRDLQGVGTDVASQLLVTAGDNPERITTEAKFAALVGVAPIPASSGKTSRHRLSRAGDRQANKAIHHVVLVRMRYDSRTRAYVARRRQEGKSTKEIMRCLKRYVAREIYDQLRHPRPAPDAGTLRTTRTAKHLTLQQAADALHVWPTALSRLERGLSRDDVFHQRYETWLREH from the coding sequence ATGGCAAACGAACAAACGAAAGTCATCGCCGGGATCGACACCCACGCCGATACCCACCATGTCGCCGTCATCACCGATACCGGCCGGCACATGGCCGACAGGGAATTCCCGGCCGCGGGTGCCGGCTACCAGGGGATCATCGACTTCATCACCGGATTCGGTCCCGTCCTCGCCGTGGGCGTGGAAGGGACCGGCAGCTACGGTGCCGAACTCTCACGCGTGCTCGTGCGCGAGGGCATTCACGTCGTGGAGGTGATGCGCCCGAACCGGCAGGCGCGCCGGCTGCAGGGAAAATCCGACCCGCTCGATGCCTACCAGGCCGCCGAATCGGTGCTCGCCGGCCGCGCCGCCACCACCCCGAAATCCCGCGACGGAGCGGTGGAATCGTTGCGGGTGCTGCGCGCGGAACGTGCCACCGCCATGCGCGCCCGGGTCGCCGTGATGGCCCAGGTCAGGGCGATCCTGGTGACCGCGCCGGAGAGCATCCGCGCCAAATACCGGGCCATGACGAGCCCGGCCCTGATGGCCGCGCTGGAGAGGACACGGCCCGCCGGACCGGTCTCCGAGCCGCTGGCCAGCACCGCGACCGTGCTGAAACGGCTCGCCGTCCGCTACCGGCACCTGCACCACGAGCTGGCACAGATCGATGCCGAACTCGACGCCATCCTCGCCTTCCACGCACCGATGCTGCGCGACCTTCAGGGCGTCGGCACCGACGTCGCCAGTCAGCTGCTGGTCACCGCGGGCGACAACCCCGAACGCATCACCACAGAGGCGAAGTTCGCCGCCCTGGTCGGCGTCGCACCGATCCCCGCATCATCGGGAAAGACGTCCCGTCACCGGCTCAGCCGCGCCGGCGACCGGCAGGCCAACAAAGCCATCCACCACGTGGTCCTTGTGCGGATGCGCTACGACAGCAGAACCAGGGCCTACGTAGCCAGACGGCGTCAGGAGGGCAAAAGCACCAAAGAAATCATGCGTTGCCTCAAACGCTACGTCGCCCGGGAAATCTACGACCAACTCCGCCACCCGCGCCCCGCACCCGACGCCGGAACCCTCCGGACAACACGCACAGCTAAGCACCTGACCCTTCAGCAAGCCGCCGACGCCCTCCACGTCTGGCCCACCGCCCTGTCCCGCCTGGAACGCGGACTCAGCCGGGATGATGTCTTCCACCAGCGCTACGAAACCTGGCTCAGAGAACATTGA
- a CDS encoding MFS transporter: MTTPTSQSTAVPAGAVRAAIGPGPSSPGKVVAAAFIGTALEWYDFFLFGTTAAIVFAPLFFPSADPVASTVSAFLSFSAAFVARPIGAIIFGHVGDKYGRRGALVATVMLMGAASTLMGLLPTYASAGVVAPILLTLLRAVQGVATGGEWGGATLMAIEYAPAKRRGLYAALVQLGSPVGTLLSTGAITLVALLPKEDFMAWGWRLPFIASIILVAVALWLRWNVEETPEFQELKASDGTKKAPVIELFRKFKGRLAIGVCTYLVGNAGFFILTTFMISYVTRVLGLPSSVILTAMTIGAVAQMVMTIVAGRLADRFGAARVGIIGYSIFLALAFPIFWLVDTRDPGLIIVAMVLAFGPCAITYAIIGALIDRLFPAQVKYTGMGLSANLSAVVAGFMPALATVFLSLSGNASWGPATLLVVIGLISLGGAIATSKVPARGN, encoded by the coding sequence ATGACAACTCCAACATCACAATCCACTGCCGTCCCGGCAGGTGCCGTTAGGGCAGCTATCGGGCCGGGACCGTCCAGCCCCGGAAAGGTTGTGGCCGCAGCCTTCATCGGCACCGCCCTTGAGTGGTATGACTTCTTCCTGTTCGGAACTACGGCCGCAATCGTCTTCGCACCGCTGTTCTTCCCCAGCGCCGACCCCGTGGCCTCCACCGTCTCGGCCTTCCTGAGCTTCAGCGCGGCCTTTGTTGCCCGGCCCATCGGTGCGATCATCTTTGGCCACGTCGGTGACAAGTACGGCCGGCGCGGCGCGCTGGTCGCGACCGTGATGCTCATGGGCGCTGCGTCCACCCTCATGGGCCTCTTGCCCACCTATGCGAGCGCGGGGGTCGTCGCCCCGATCCTGCTGACGCTGCTGCGGGCGGTCCAGGGTGTTGCCACCGGCGGCGAATGGGGCGGCGCCACCCTGATGGCCATCGAATATGCCCCCGCGAAGCGCCGCGGGCTGTACGCAGCCCTGGTGCAGCTTGGCTCGCCCGTTGGCACGTTGCTCTCCACCGGTGCCATCACCCTGGTGGCCCTGCTGCCCAAGGAAGACTTCATGGCGTGGGGCTGGCGGCTGCCGTTCATTGCCTCCATCATCCTGGTGGCCGTGGCTCTCTGGCTCCGCTGGAACGTGGAGGAAACTCCGGAGTTCCAGGAACTCAAGGCCAGCGACGGGACCAAGAAAGCTCCCGTCATTGAGCTGTTCCGCAAGTTCAAGGGAAGGCTGGCGATCGGTGTCTGCACCTATCTGGTGGGCAACGCCGGCTTCTTCATCCTGACCACCTTCATGATCAGCTACGTGACCCGGGTGCTGGGCCTGCCGTCCTCGGTGATCCTCACCGCCATGACAATCGGTGCCGTCGCCCAGATGGTCATGACAATCGTCGCCGGACGCCTTGCCGACCGCTTCGGGGCCGCCCGCGTGGGCATCATCGGCTACTCCATTTTCCTGGCCCTGGCGTTTCCCATCTTCTGGCTCGTCGACACCAGGGATCCCGGGCTGATCATCGTGGCCATGGTGCTGGCATTCGGCCCCTGTGCCATCACCTATGCCATCATCGGCGCCCTGATCGACCGGCTCTTCCCGGCGCAGGTCAAGTACACGGGCATGGGGCTGTCGGCCAACCTGTCTGCGGTTGTCGCAGGATTCATGCCGGCGCTGGCCACGGTCTTCCTGTCCCTGTCCGGGAACGCGTCCTGGGGACCGGCCACACTCCTGGTGGTCATCGGCCTGATCTCACTCGGCGGCGCCATCGCGACGTCCAAGGTGCCCGCCCGCGGCAACTAG
- a CDS encoding thiamine pyrophosphate-dependent enzyme gives MEKNTHAGQAIVDSLALHGVNRVFAVPGESYLAVLDGLHGADIETIVCRQEGGATYMAEAHGKFTGEPGVAMVTRGPGAANAYVAIHAAWQDATPMVLFVGLIPVADRMRESFQEFDPNAWFGTQAKRVFVLDEASRASEVVAEAFFAAKSGRPGPVVVGLPEDVITHEFVDDLHPVITVAEGAVSSAELELITTALAGAEKPAIFVGGQRWTPAAAAAVTAFAEANGIPVIQDWRASDRIPFHSEVFVGALGYGRTGNTARIFAEADVLLAIGAVPTDVPTDGYTLRQSPQATNILVNIDSSLRGRSGAVTAHILASPVAFADAVKDLRLGKAAQWDAWRAAGRAAQSAFSTLPDLAALPATREGTGHMSAVISELVTRLPQDAVYSFGAGNHCAWAQRYLPTNVFPSQLSMRNGSMGYSVPAAVAASLQSPERLAVAIAGDGEFLMNGQEFATAVQHGAAMLIIVMDNGQYGTIRDHQEHHFPGRVSGTQLTNPDFAAFARAFGGHGETVTSDDHAAIAVERSLKAVQDQRIPAIIHVITDPQIALP, from the coding sequence TTGGAGAAGAACACCCACGCCGGCCAGGCGATCGTCGATTCCCTGGCCCTGCACGGCGTCAACCGTGTATTCGCGGTCCCGGGCGAAAGCTACCTTGCCGTGCTCGACGGGCTCCACGGAGCCGATATCGAGACCATCGTGTGCCGCCAGGAAGGCGGTGCCACGTACATGGCGGAAGCCCACGGCAAATTCACCGGCGAACCGGGCGTGGCCATGGTGACCCGCGGCCCGGGAGCCGCGAATGCCTACGTTGCCATCCACGCCGCGTGGCAGGACGCTACACCGATGGTCCTGTTCGTGGGCTTGATCCCGGTCGCGGACCGCATGCGCGAGTCCTTCCAGGAGTTCGACCCCAATGCCTGGTTCGGCACCCAGGCCAAGCGCGTTTTTGTGCTCGACGAGGCCTCCCGGGCGTCGGAGGTGGTGGCCGAGGCGTTTTTCGCCGCCAAGTCCGGCCGTCCCGGCCCCGTCGTCGTCGGCCTGCCGGAAGACGTCATCACCCACGAATTCGTCGACGACCTGCACCCGGTGATCACGGTTGCCGAAGGGGCAGTATCCTCCGCGGAGTTGGAGCTCATCACCACGGCCCTTGCCGGTGCCGAAAAGCCCGCCATCTTCGTCGGCGGCCAGCGCTGGACGCCCGCAGCGGCGGCCGCCGTGACGGCCTTTGCCGAGGCCAACGGCATCCCGGTAATCCAGGACTGGCGCGCCTCGGACCGCATCCCCTTCCACTCCGAGGTCTTCGTCGGCGCCCTGGGCTACGGCCGCACTGGAAACACGGCACGGATCTTCGCCGAAGCCGACGTACTGTTGGCCATCGGCGCCGTACCCACTGACGTTCCAACGGACGGCTACACCCTGCGGCAGTCGCCCCAGGCCACGAATATCCTCGTCAACATCGACAGCTCCCTCCGCGGACGCTCCGGCGCCGTCACCGCCCACATCCTCGCCAGCCCGGTCGCGTTCGCCGACGCAGTCAAGGACCTCCGGCTGGGAAAGGCCGCACAGTGGGACGCCTGGCGCGCCGCCGGCCGCGCCGCGCAAAGCGCGTTCAGCACGCTCCCGGATCTGGCCGCCCTCCCTGCCACCCGGGAAGGAACCGGCCACATGAGTGCCGTGATTTCCGAACTGGTGACCCGCCTGCCGCAGGACGCCGTCTACAGCTTCGGCGCAGGCAACCACTGCGCCTGGGCCCAGCGGTACCTGCCCACGAATGTGTTCCCATCGCAGCTGAGCATGCGCAACGGTTCCATGGGATACAGCGTTCCGGCAGCGGTGGCAGCATCCCTGCAGAGCCCGGAGCGCCTGGCGGTCGCGATCGCCGGCGACGGGGAATTCCTGATGAACGGCCAGGAGTTCGCAACGGCAGTGCAGCACGGCGCCGCCATGCTCATCATCGTGATGGACAACGGCCAGTACGGCACCATCCGCGACCACCAGGAGCACCACTTCCCGGGCCGCGTCAGCGGCACCCAGCTGACGAACCCTGATTTTGCCGCATTTGCCCGCGCGTTCGGAGGCCACGGCGAAACGGTGACCAGCGACGACCACGCCGCGATCGCCGTCGAACGCTCCCTCAAGGCCGTGCAGGACCAACGGATCCCGGCCATCATCCACGTCATCACCGACCCGCAGATCGCCCTCCCCTGA
- a CDS encoding NAD-dependent succinate-semialdehyde dehydrogenase codes for MSLYAVTNPATGKPVKAYPTATAAQIHTAVATADAAFRAWNKTALADRVKLLGRVAELYTERRDELAAIITREMGKPVFQARIEVDIVASIYRYYAENGPSFLEDDELKVAAGGKAIVRKDGLGVLLGIMPWNFPYYQVARFAAPNLMNGNTILLKHAPQCPESALAMEQIFLDAGAPEGAYVNIFATNEQVAGIIADPRVQGVSLTGSERAGSAVAEIAGRNLKKVVLELGGSDPFLVLDSANLEQAATHALFGRFGNTGQACNAAKRIIVADAVYDEFVEKFVGAVSAVKVGDPTEADTFMGPLSSAAALDGLAAQVDDAVAKGATVLTGGSRMDQPGAWFEPTVLAGVTEDMRAFSEELFGPVAVLYRVSSENEAVELANNSVYGLGAVIQSTDPVKAQEIADRLDTGMVYINEAPGTAAELPFGGIKRSGVGRELGKYGMDEFVNRKLIRTGK; via the coding sequence ATGAGCCTCTATGCCGTCACCAACCCGGCCACCGGGAAACCCGTCAAGGCCTACCCCACCGCCACCGCCGCCCAGATCCACACCGCAGTAGCCACCGCCGACGCCGCCTTCAGGGCATGGAACAAGACAGCGCTGGCGGACCGGGTGAAACTCCTCGGCCGCGTGGCCGAGCTCTACACCGAGCGCCGAGACGAACTCGCCGCGATCATCACCCGGGAAATGGGCAAACCCGTTTTCCAGGCGCGGATCGAAGTGGACATCGTCGCGTCCATCTACCGGTACTACGCCGAGAACGGCCCGTCGTTCCTCGAAGATGACGAGCTCAAGGTTGCCGCCGGTGGAAAGGCGATCGTCCGCAAGGACGGCCTGGGCGTGCTCTTGGGCATCATGCCGTGGAACTTCCCCTACTACCAGGTGGCCAGGTTCGCGGCCCCCAACCTGATGAACGGCAACACCATCCTGCTCAAGCACGCCCCGCAGTGCCCGGAGTCCGCCCTGGCCATGGAACAGATCTTCCTCGATGCCGGCGCACCCGAAGGTGCGTACGTCAACATCTTCGCCACCAACGAGCAAGTCGCCGGCATCATCGCGGATCCCCGCGTCCAGGGCGTCTCCCTCACGGGATCCGAACGCGCGGGATCCGCCGTCGCCGAGATCGCCGGCCGCAACCTCAAGAAGGTGGTGCTGGAACTCGGCGGCTCGGACCCGTTCCTGGTGCTCGACTCCGCCAACCTGGAACAGGCGGCTACCCACGCGCTGTTCGGCCGCTTCGGCAACACCGGCCAGGCCTGCAACGCCGCCAAACGCATCATCGTCGCCGACGCCGTCTACGACGAATTCGTCGAGAAATTCGTCGGCGCCGTGTCCGCTGTGAAGGTGGGCGACCCCACGGAGGCAGACACGTTCATGGGGCCGCTGTCCTCCGCCGCAGCCCTAGACGGTCTGGCCGCGCAGGTGGACGACGCCGTCGCCAAGGGTGCCACCGTGCTCACCGGCGGCAGCCGGATGGACCAGCCCGGTGCCTGGTTCGAGCCGACGGTCCTCGCCGGAGTGACCGAGGACATGCGCGCGTTCTCCGAGGAACTCTTCGGCCCGGTCGCCGTTCTGTACCGTGTTTCGTCCGAAAACGAAGCGGTGGAACTGGCCAACAACTCCGTTTACGGCCTCGGCGCCGTCATCCAGTCCACTGATCCTGTCAAGGCCCAGGAGATCGCGGACCGTCTGGACACCGGCATGGTCTACATCAACGAGGCCCCCGGCACTGCCGCCGAGCTTCCCTTTGGCGGCATCAAGCGGTCCGGGGTCGGCCGCGAACTGGGCAAGTACGGCATGGACGAATTCGTCAACCGGAAGCTGATCCGCACCGGAAAGTAG
- a CDS encoding PLP-dependent aminotransferase family protein, with translation MSISVESSAGAARTPAATGTSVQVSPQVLAERTLGARPSEVRKVFRAAQRPGMISFANGAPYLGALPFERIALDAQRILLENGERSFQYGSSDGIPELRAHIVELMRFEGITAGRDQVIVTSGSQQALDVAARVLVNPGDVIFAEAPSYAGGMAIFTSYEAEIVHVPMDADGLIPEELERLIGEVRAAGKTAKGLYTIPNFQNPGGVNLSAERRHRVGELCRSNDLLIFEDNPYGLLGFDGETMRAIQPEFEDITLYFGSFSKMIAPGLRVGWVLPPATLYGHLVNASETSQLNPSVFSQQLISAYLDDPAWPDKLAEYRGIYREKFTALVETLEQVMPAGTTWNRPTGGFYLWVSLPAGIDTEALVYECIERGVVYVPGTAFYTDGRGHSELRMSFCLPTLDDIRKGAAILGDVFRDAAAKVSAEPGTAGSRTD, from the coding sequence ATGTCCATATCAGTGGAATCTTCCGCAGGCGCTGCCCGCACTCCCGCAGCCACCGGCACCAGCGTCCAGGTCTCCCCGCAGGTCCTTGCGGAGCGCACCCTTGGCGCCCGCCCCTCAGAAGTCCGCAAAGTGTTTAGGGCGGCCCAGCGGCCGGGCATGATCTCCTTTGCCAACGGGGCGCCCTACCTCGGCGCGCTACCGTTCGAGCGGATTGCGCTGGATGCCCAGCGGATTCTGCTTGAGAACGGTGAGCGCTCGTTCCAGTATGGGTCCAGCGACGGCATTCCCGAGCTGCGCGCGCACATCGTCGAACTCATGAGATTCGAGGGCATCACGGCCGGACGGGACCAGGTTATCGTGACCTCGGGAAGCCAGCAGGCGCTAGACGTCGCCGCGCGCGTTCTCGTCAACCCCGGGGACGTCATCTTTGCTGAAGCACCCTCGTACGCCGGCGGTATGGCCATCTTCACCAGCTACGAGGCCGAAATAGTGCACGTGCCGATGGATGCCGACGGTTTGATCCCGGAGGAACTGGAGCGGCTCATTGGTGAAGTCCGGGCCGCGGGCAAGACGGCCAAGGGACTGTACACGATCCCCAACTTCCAGAATCCCGGGGGCGTGAACCTCTCGGCGGAACGCCGCCACCGGGTTGGAGAACTTTGCCGCAGCAACGATCTCCTGATCTTCGAGGACAACCCTTACGGGCTGCTTGGTTTCGACGGCGAAACCATGCGCGCCATCCAGCCGGAATTCGAAGACATCACCTTGTATTTCGGCTCTTTCTCCAAGATGATCGCACCAGGCCTGCGCGTGGGCTGGGTTCTGCCGCCCGCAACGCTATATGGACACCTGGTCAACGCCAGCGAGACCTCCCAGCTCAATCCCTCGGTGTTCTCCCAGCAGCTCATCAGCGCCTACCTCGACGATCCGGCCTGGCCGGACAAGCTCGCGGAATACCGGGGGATCTATCGTGAGAAGTTCACCGCCCTGGTGGAAACGCTGGAACAGGTCATGCCGGCTGGCACCACCTGGAACCGGCCTACCGGCGGCTTCTACTTGTGGGTGAGCCTCCCCGCGGGTATTGACACCGAAGCGCTGGTCTACGAATGCATCGAACGCGGCGTCGTGTACGTTCCGGGCACCGCGTTCTACACGGACGGAAGAGGCCACAGCGAACTCCGGATGTCCTTCTGTCTGCCGACGCTGGACGATATCCGCAAGGGCGCGGCCATCCTCGGCGACGTTTTCCGCGACGCAGCCGCCAAGGTGTCCGCTGAACCCGGCACCGCCGGGTCCCGAACGGACTAG
- a CDS encoding LysR family transcriptional regulator, producing MTFTDLNLIRTFVTLYELRSVTGAAGRLHVTQPTVSYSLKRLRERFGDELFRREGNDMVPTAKATQLFGPLHNALAQIDATVIGSEVFEPTGFSGELVLGLTSIGEQTFLPPIMTALGRVGADPRIQVERLDSDEVEGGLIRGTVDLALTVSRITTPRLWRTHVRSVEYVALSSGAHPLPATGPDMFAGRRFVRVSARGGHVYPVQALTEHDLMSQVVLTMEEYGTVPAVLEATDLVVLLPRHVAGVFCGWFPRLRIAELPWPGQSTPVELYTRREASLSQAQRWFRSLVLDAVAADEYRS from the coding sequence ATGACGTTCACCGACCTGAACCTGATCCGGACATTCGTCACGCTGTACGAGCTGCGCAGCGTCACGGGCGCCGCCGGCCGGCTGCACGTGACACAGCCCACGGTCAGCTACTCCCTGAAGCGGCTCAGGGAACGGTTCGGCGACGAGCTGTTCCGTCGCGAGGGGAACGACATGGTGCCGACGGCGAAGGCTACGCAGCTGTTCGGCCCCCTACACAACGCCCTGGCACAGATAGACGCGACCGTCATCGGGTCGGAAGTGTTCGAGCCGACCGGATTCAGCGGCGAACTCGTCCTCGGACTCACCTCGATCGGCGAGCAGACCTTCCTCCCGCCGATCATGACCGCCCTCGGGCGCGTCGGCGCCGATCCGCGGATTCAGGTGGAACGGCTTGATTCGGACGAGGTCGAGGGCGGTCTGATCCGCGGAACCGTCGATCTGGCACTGACGGTGTCGCGGATCACCACACCGCGGCTGTGGCGGACGCACGTGCGCTCGGTCGAGTACGTGGCGCTGTCGTCCGGGGCGCATCCGCTGCCGGCGACGGGGCCTGACATGTTCGCGGGGAGGCGCTTTGTGCGGGTCTCCGCCCGCGGGGGACACGTGTATCCCGTCCAGGCGCTGACAGAGCACGACCTGATGTCCCAGGTCGTGCTGACCATGGAGGAATACGGCACCGTGCCTGCCGTGCTTGAGGCGACGGATCTGGTCGTGCTGCTGCCTCGGCATGTAGCGGGGGTGTTCTGCGGCTGGTTCCCCCGCCTTCGCATCGCCGAGCTGCCCTGGCCCGGGCAGAGCACACCGGTGGAGTTGTATACGCGGCGCGAGGCCAGCCTCTCGCAGGCGCAGCGATGGTTCCGCTCGCTGGTGCTTGATGCGGTTGCGGCGGATGAATACAGGTCGTAG
- a CDS encoding LysR family transcriptional regulator produces MNLRRLQYFLAVVDAGTVTAAAERIHIAQPALSRQIKTLENELKLRLFEAQGNKLALTPAGRAFIPAARRLMLETQSLEDAADALRTGRVATLVAAATAASVRGFLAPYIATTSPEDPLIITRETSHFAIAEALLHGSDFAVSPAPPEPGLATMPLGSIPLTAYVAADHEWARDGVSELPLSALCGQHAILPSHQSVSRYILDDALNQSHLSFRQVSECDDGQTIMALAAAGHGIGVTTDLPAYGTHPIRILAGSNGQPGHALRLPLHTAWIPGHFAEESIRAVAVRLRRFLNRQGAIIEDESKA; encoded by the coding sequence ATGAATCTACGCCGCCTGCAGTACTTCCTGGCCGTTGTGGACGCCGGCACCGTCACTGCCGCGGCGGAACGGATCCACATTGCCCAGCCGGCCCTCAGCCGGCAGATCAAGACCCTGGAAAATGAGCTCAAACTGCGTCTGTTCGAGGCACAGGGCAACAAGCTTGCGCTCACGCCCGCCGGCCGGGCCTTCATTCCGGCCGCCCGCCGCCTCATGCTGGAGACGCAGAGCCTGGAAGATGCCGCTGACGCGCTGCGGACAGGACGGGTCGCCACGCTCGTGGCTGCCGCTACCGCAGCCTCCGTCCGGGGCTTCCTGGCACCCTACATCGCCACCACCAGCCCGGAGGATCCGCTGATTATCACGCGCGAAACCAGCCACTTCGCCATTGCCGAGGCCCTCCTTCACGGCAGCGACTTCGCCGTCTCCCCGGCGCCGCCGGAGCCGGGCCTGGCCACCATGCCGCTGGGCAGCATCCCGCTGACCGCCTACGTCGCGGCGGACCACGAATGGGCGCGGGACGGGGTGTCCGAACTCCCGCTATCTGCCCTGTGCGGCCAGCATGCCATCCTGCCCTCACACCAGAGCGTCAGCCGCTACATTCTCGACGACGCCCTCAACCAGAGCCACCTGAGCTTCCGCCAGGTCTCCGAATGTGACGACGGGCAGACCATCATGGCACTGGCGGCGGCCGGGCACGGCATTGGCGTGACCACCGACCTGCCTGCCTATGGCACCCACCCGATTCGAATCCTGGCGGGCAGTAACGGTCAGCCGGGACATGCCCTCCGGCTGCCCCTGCACACGGCCTGGATCCCCGGGCACTTCGCCGAGGAATCCATCCGGGCGGTGGCCGTTCGTCTGCGGAGGTTCCTGAACAGGCAGGGCGCGATCATTGAGGACGAGTCGAAAGCCTAG